A portion of the Leptospira kanakyensis genome contains these proteins:
- a CDS encoding sulfurtransferase — MNWNFLKTEIEPGDFLIDCRSQSAYEEETLEGAYYYPFIKKAFGSDPESQKKLYGPMTAVVQEFQKSKKTRIIVFDEGMGMFSTRMVYLLRGMGIKDAYVLGQKWPATGNKAKGELKVEPPIADKVKPIEGVVDKAFMERNLTKLQIFDARTMEEYEGRLPRLTAPEEGTLCGRLPGAFLWDWRNLYDGEANLIERSLFKKRLNGFPFMPERPTVIYDYNGARSCLLALMLREAGYIDITTYQGSWFEWRKSSLPKQAVAVFGAKQGAAAAPRVGGVDRKKV, encoded by the coding sequence TTGAACTGGAACTTTCTTAAAACCGAAATAGAACCTGGTGACTTCCTCATCGATTGTCGTTCCCAATCAGCATATGAAGAAGAAACATTAGAAGGTGCTTACTACTATCCATTTATCAAAAAAGCATTTGGATCCGATCCAGAATCCCAAAAAAAATTGTACGGGCCAATGACTGCTGTCGTACAAGAATTCCAAAAATCAAAAAAGACTCGAATCATCGTTTTCGATGAGGGAATGGGAATGTTTTCCACTCGTATGGTCTATTTACTTCGTGGAATGGGGATCAAAGATGCCTATGTCCTAGGCCAAAAATGGCCTGCTACGGGAAATAAAGCAAAAGGGGAACTAAAAGTAGAACCTCCGATTGCTGATAAAGTAAAACCCATTGAAGGTGTCGTGGACAAAGCCTTTATGGAGCGAAATCTTACGAAACTCCAAATTTTTGATGCCAGAACCATGGAAGAATACGAAGGCCGATTGCCACGCCTTACCGCTCCAGAAGAGGGAACTCTTTGTGGTCGTTTGCCAGGAGCTTTTTTATGGGATTGGAGAAATTTGTATGATGGGGAAGCCAACCTCATCGAACGTTCTTTATTCAAAAAACGCCTGAATGGTTTTCCTTTTATGCCAGAAAGACCCACTGTGATTTATGATTACAACGGGGCTCGGTCTTGTTTACTCGCACTCATGCTTCGTGAAGCAGGTTATATCGACATCACAACCTACCAAGGTTCTTGGTTTGAATGGAGAAAGTCGAGCCTACCGAAACAAGCAGTCGCCGTATTTGGTGCCAAACAAGGTGCTGCTGCAGCTCCTCGTGTGGGTGGAGTGGATCGCAAGAAAGTTTAA
- a CDS encoding LIC11113 family protein, translating into MTNSSLQLLKEEVSAWKERKPSTEIKKQIRNHRSFPVDDGSCRLEPASSISSVTYFRFSCQNESDPMLIRFQSNQKRNLAPDTFQLRAVHRIGKKQYLEIETGLVASETKSSFVSSKSNTDDTELDYPSKKQNPVVVAGKQPISSYKPIQNPNLFYFKSISENPKRRKEVPSNIEVFFDSSCPLEFIEKDQSFYWDQTVSYVFRISCVRDSVYSLIRVPSSGSGDLISSNTIWKDPKPGDRVLGNAVLKKITETQTFWEKIVLYYE; encoded by the coding sequence ATGACAAACTCTTCCTTACAATTGCTGAAAGAAGAGGTAAGTGCATGGAAAGAGAGAAAACCATCCACTGAAATTAAAAAACAGATTCGAAACCATCGAAGTTTTCCTGTGGATGATGGAAGTTGTCGATTGGAACCTGCTTCCAGTATTTCATCTGTTACCTATTTTAGATTCAGTTGTCAAAATGAATCAGATCCCATGCTCATTAGGTTCCAATCCAACCAAAAAAGGAATCTGGCTCCAGATACTTTCCAATTAAGAGCTGTTCATCGAATTGGAAAAAAACAATATTTAGAAATTGAAACAGGACTTGTGGCAAGTGAAACTAAGTCATCCTTCGTATCATCAAAATCGAATACAGATGATACGGAACTAGATTACCCATCTAAAAAACAGAATCCAGTGGTTGTAGCAGGAAAACAACCAATCAGTTCTTACAAACCAATCCAAAATCCTAATTTATTTTATTTTAAATCTATCTCTGAAAATCCCAAAAGGAGAAAAGAAGTCCCTTCAAATATTGAAGTATTTTTTGATTCCTCTTGTCCTTTAGAATTTATCGAGAAGGATCAGAGTTTTTATTGGGACCAAACAGTTTCTTATGTTTTTCGAATTTCTTGCGTTCGTGATTCTGTTTATAGTTTGATCCGAGTTCCTTCTTCAGGATCAGGTGATTTGATTTCATCCAATACAATTTGGAAAGATCCAAAACCCGGTGATCGAGTTTTAGGAAATGCTGTTTTAAAAAAAATTACCGAAACGCAAACCTTTTGGGAGAAAATCGTTTTGTATTATGAATAA
- a CDS encoding S1C family serine protease: protein MNKLLKFSFLFFLMSFSLLAQVDPEPAVDSIFRSVVLIRNEGFNTENKTQPWMKKNLYTGFGSGFVLPGQTILTNAHVVRDAKRILVKSSFTKKEYLADVKYIGYDCDLALLQVNDPDFSEQTNSLSFLEGVPNLGSDVLLLGFPNGADSLSVEKGSVLRFEKNRYTYSGLDYRNVLKINANIQPGNSGGPAVQNGKVVGLVFQISTLEQGIAYLISNDIIRHFLEDIGDGKYDGFPNIGFTFQNGNPKSLKQAMKVPSDQSGIFVNRIYPSSTFSKVLKEKDFVTAVDGLPLTNDGEISGANKKEFIIDWIENKQLNSKVTVSYYRAGKQYDAEVNLQKNYALDLYRDSTEDYFLQAGFVFQPITRSFFHSEDGDLDSSLKYHYSYFIQDLLYRYTVRDIVLSYTFNDPETSKYKKYKYKVVESINGRIPKDLNEFKSIWKDGKKGFVVLKFRGMDLPIVLRPESVYQMNQRVKKRYGANYEEF from the coding sequence ATGAATAAATTATTAAAATTTAGTTTTCTCTTTTTCCTAATGAGTTTTTCTCTCTTGGCTCAAGTTGATCCTGAGCCAGCGGTTGATTCTATTTTTCGTTCTGTAGTTCTCATTCGTAATGAAGGATTTAACACCGAAAACAAAACACAACCATGGATGAAAAAGAATTTGTATACGGGATTTGGATCGGGTTTTGTTTTACCTGGCCAAACCATTTTAACCAACGCTCATGTGGTACGTGATGCCAAAAGAATTCTTGTTAAAAGTAGTTTCACGAAAAAAGAATATTTAGCAGATGTTAAGTATATTGGTTATGATTGTGATTTAGCATTATTACAGGTAAATGATCCCGATTTTTCGGAACAAACCAATTCCCTTTCCTTTTTGGAAGGAGTTCCCAATTTAGGATCGGATGTATTGTTACTAGGATTTCCGAATGGGGCTGATAGTTTATCGGTAGAAAAAGGATCTGTCCTTCGTTTTGAAAAAAATCGTTACACCTACTCCGGGTTAGATTATCGAAATGTATTAAAAATTAATGCTAATATCCAACCAGGGAATTCTGGTGGCCCCGCCGTACAAAATGGGAAAGTAGTAGGTCTTGTGTTTCAAATTAGTACATTGGAACAAGGCATTGCTTATTTGATATCGAATGATATCATTCGTCATTTTTTAGAAGATATAGGTGACGGAAAGTATGATGGATTTCCAAATATTGGTTTTACTTTTCAAAATGGAAATCCTAAAAGTTTAAAACAAGCGATGAAGGTTCCCTCTGACCAATCGGGAATTTTTGTGAACCGGATTTATCCTTCTTCTACATTTTCAAAAGTTTTAAAGGAAAAAGATTTTGTAACTGCAGTAGATGGTTTGCCGCTGACCAATGACGGCGAAATTTCTGGTGCCAACAAAAAAGAATTTATCATCGATTGGATAGAAAACAAACAACTGAATTCCAAAGTAACCGTTAGTTATTACCGGGCCGGAAAACAGTATGATGCGGAAGTGAATCTGCAAAAAAATTATGCTTTGGATTTGTATCGAGACTCAACAGAGGATTATTTTTTACAAGCAGGGTTTGTTTTTCAACCTATCACCAGATCTTTTTTTCATTCGGAAGATGGGGACTTAGATAGTTCTTTAAAATATCATTATAGTTATTTCATTCAGGATTTGTTGTATCGGTATACGGTTCGTGACATTGTACTCAGTTATACATTTAACGATCCTGAAACTTCGAAATACAAAAAATATAAATACAAAGTTGTAGAGTCAATTAACGGACGTATCCCGAAAGATTTAAATGAATTCAAATCCATTTGGAAAGATGGAAAAAAAGGATTTGTGGTTCTTAAATTTCGAGGAATGGATCTACCCATTGTTTTACGGCCAGAGTCCGTTTACCAAATGAACCAACGTGTGAAAAAAAGATATGGTGCCAATTATGAAGAGTTTTAA
- a CDS encoding PDZ domain-containing protein has translation MKSFKFILVIISIFATLLPLGAEEFEDKRVIESRITFQKTSHQNPWLVGEPFSRKLNLIYVGKGLFFGVTLPKQNPVFAEFESFDYSVPKLGIKSYDEETGFLLLETKEIPKLPKPVALDSKSFNKQCVTGKSRYVFLPFSKTPIKVLLLENKTSEEPNFFFKNQTLCGVTISEYLVPTEYVETFYRTEGKPFPHPGFVFDVNLTPSEREYYSKTFKNPLLVTEVIPGVGPAYNLFPGDLVTEIGTVSLSKVDDWDRADKVYDLILRKSDGSLRGLGENVQLKLHRNFQSQTVSYDLRAYDSNDFLIPEEAKKRKPLYLIAGGFFFTELTNAYLKEFGSEYRVKSEKKLVYLSDYYQKKVHPVREKIVILSRVFPLEGNLGYQDFQDLVLEKVNGTRITSLGQLKTLLQSEDTTYYAFELSGGKIAFFSRREILDLQQELQLTYKLGRAYNLED, from the coding sequence ATGAAGAGTTTTAAATTTATTTTAGTCATTATCTCGATTTTTGCCACCTTACTTCCTCTTGGCGCCGAGGAGTTTGAAGACAAACGTGTCATTGAATCGAGGATTACCTTCCAAAAAACAAGCCACCAAAATCCTTGGTTAGTGGGTGAACCATTTTCTAGAAAGTTAAATTTGATTTATGTGGGTAAAGGGCTTTTTTTTGGAGTCACACTTCCGAAACAAAATCCGGTTTTTGCTGAATTTGAATCTTTTGATTATTCTGTGCCGAAACTCGGAATCAAATCCTATGATGAAGAAACTGGATTTTTACTTTTGGAAACAAAAGAAATTCCCAAACTTCCTAAACCAGTTGCTTTGGATTCTAAATCTTTCAATAAACAATGTGTCACAGGAAAATCTCGTTATGTATTCCTTCCATTTTCCAAAACTCCAATTAAAGTATTGTTATTAGAAAATAAAACATCAGAAGAACCTAACTTTTTCTTCAAAAATCAAACCTTATGTGGTGTTACCATTTCTGAATATTTAGTTCCAACAGAATATGTGGAAACCTTTTATCGCACAGAGGGAAAACCTTTCCCACATCCAGGATTTGTTTTTGATGTAAATTTAACTCCTTCGGAACGCGAATATTATTCTAAAACTTTTAAAAATCCTCTACTAGTGACAGAAGTGATTCCTGGTGTGGGGCCTGCTTATAATTTGTTTCCAGGAGATTTGGTAACAGAGATTGGTACTGTTTCACTTTCTAAGGTTGATGATTGGGATAGGGCCGATAAAGTGTATGATTTGATTTTAAGGAAATCGGATGGCAGCTTGCGTGGATTAGGTGAGAATGTTCAGTTGAAACTCCATCGTAATTTCCAAAGTCAAACTGTGAGTTATGATTTACGAGCTTATGACTCCAATGACTTTTTAATTCCTGAAGAAGCAAAAAAAAGAAAACCTTTGTATTTGATAGCAGGTGGGTTTTTTTTCACAGAACTTACCAATGCTTATTTAAAAGAATTTGGTTCTGAATACCGGGTGAAATCAGAAAAAAAGCTGGTTTATCTTTCTGATTATTATCAAAAAAAAGTGCATCCTGTCCGCGAAAAGATAGTGATCTTAAGTCGTGTTTTCCCCCTAGAAGGGAACCTAGGATATCAGGATTTTCAGGATTTAGTTTTGGAAAAGGTAAATGGAACTAGAATCACTTCACTTGGCCAGTTGAAAACCCTTCTCCAGTCGGAGGACACCACCTATTATGCGTTTGAGCTTTCTGGTGGGAAAATTGCCTTTTTTTCACGTAGGGAAATTTTGGACTTACAACAAGAGTTGCAGTTGACTTATAAATTGGGTCGAGCCTACAACTTGGAAGATTAA
- a CDS encoding ATP-binding response regulator produces MKILFVDDEDTIRELFWEYFKDEFNVTLASDGLEALTISNQNTFDLIISDISLPKLNGIQFIQKLRADGNQTPFLVITGDSDIQIAIDVFRMGAVDFFLKPFRMEALRSRIKKFENADVDLTLLFNSGEIIQFSDDCKIKIRPQIKKLNSYIAFIVKQILNSPLATHEDLISIKIVLYELLANAIEHGVAGVSYAEKQECLEANEDYFKLVDSRCAENNSSVFIEISMDDVGVTIVIRDEGNGFAVSQIPNPVVNPAANLVSGRGIFLAKMNIDSIVYNEKGNEVRFFKTWYRLMQAN; encoded by the coding sequence ATGAAAATCCTTTTTGTTGATGACGAAGATACAATCCGCGAATTGTTCTGGGAATACTTCAAAGATGAATTTAACGTAACTCTTGCTTCTGATGGTTTAGAGGCACTTACGATTTCAAATCAAAATACATTTGATCTTATCATTTCAGATATCAGCTTACCAAAATTAAATGGAATCCAGTTCATTCAAAAACTGAGAGCCGATGGAAACCAAACTCCATTTTTAGTTATTACTGGTGATAGTGACATTCAAATCGCAATCGATGTTTTTAGAATGGGAGCCGTTGATTTTTTTCTAAAACCATTCCGGATGGAAGCTCTCCGTTCTCGAATCAAAAAATTTGAAAACGCCGATGTTGATTTAACTCTATTATTCAATAGTGGAGAGATCATTCAGTTTAGTGACGATTGCAAAATTAAAATTCGTCCACAAATTAAAAAATTAAATTCTTATATTGCCTTTATCGTAAAACAAATATTAAATTCTCCTCTTGCTACCCATGAAGATTTAATTTCTATTAAAATTGTTTTGTATGAACTATTGGCAAATGCCATTGAACATGGTGTTGCTGGTGTGAGTTATGCGGAGAAACAAGAATGTTTGGAAGCAAACGAGGATTATTTTAAATTAGTGGATTCCCGTTGTGCAGAAAATAACTCTTCTGTTTTTATTGAAATTTCTATGGATGATGTGGGAGTCACCATTGTCATTCGTGATGAAGGAAATGGATTTGCTGTTAGCCAAATTCCAAACCCAGTGGTCAATCCAGCTGCTAACTTAGTGAGTGGAAGGGGAATTTTCCTCGCTAAGATGAATATTGATTCTATTGTTTATAATGAAAAAGGTAACGAAGTTCGATTTTTTAAAACTTGGTACCGGTTGATGCAAGCCAACTAA
- a CDS encoding oligosaccharide flippase family protein translates to MQKLKKIFQILKLELLKEGVLKNSFFVSSSKALSAITNLVFMIYSVNLLSKAENGKLQYFLGFLPVVLAVAEFGLPNALIKYISPLADKKENPGAILNASLRIKFYSFVFLTLVCFVAYITSDENYFVLLLLLFGGIIISFISYFESLFVSYRKYKSLSLWNPLPNVVRLLLLIFFSESSNHPLTYMDILAIFCIAPIFVLFLFFFFFGKEEISFSAEPSEIKTNQKKLLLFNLWAFAASICAILSDRLEIFFLNQFHPPEIVADYGTALQLFSGFVIILATFNSIIFPKLARLAETEEFPNVLKKSVFLGGMIAIALSPGILLAEPILTLLFGTKYTNSISVFKILYPNFLLQLVFAPLGTALFALGLPRLLAGLALLRLIFGAIFDYWIIPDWGANGAAISLFLGQIVSWLILTGYFMAYFRK, encoded by the coding sequence ATGCAAAAATTAAAAAAGATATTTCAGATTCTAAAATTAGAACTATTAAAAGAAGGAGTTCTCAAAAACTCTTTCTTTGTTAGTAGTTCCAAAGCTCTCTCCGCTATTACCAATTTGGTGTTTATGATTTATTCCGTTAATTTGTTAAGCAAAGCGGAAAATGGAAAACTCCAATACTTCTTAGGATTTTTACCAGTGGTTCTGGCAGTTGCAGAATTTGGTCTGCCCAACGCACTCATCAAATACATCTCTCCCCTAGCAGACAAAAAAGAAAATCCAGGTGCCATACTCAACGCATCACTCAGAATTAAGTTTTATTCCTTTGTGTTTTTAACTTTAGTATGTTTTGTCGCTTATATTACGAGTGATGAAAACTATTTTGTTTTATTACTTTTGTTATTCGGTGGGATTATCATCTCCTTTATATCCTACTTCGAAAGTCTATTTGTTTCTTATCGTAAATACAAATCATTATCTCTTTGGAACCCTTTACCAAACGTAGTCAGACTTTTATTATTAATCTTTTTTTCTGAATCAAGCAACCATCCACTCACGTATATGGATATCCTTGCGATTTTCTGTATTGCACCAATTTTTGTTTTATTTTTATTTTTTTTCTTCTTTGGAAAAGAAGAAATATCTTTTAGTGCTGAACCTTCCGAGATCAAAACCAATCAAAAAAAACTTTTACTCTTTAATCTCTGGGCCTTTGCCGCTTCTATTTGTGCGATCCTTTCCGATCGTTTGGAAATTTTCTTTTTAAACCAATTCCATCCACCGGAAATTGTAGCCGACTACGGAACCGCCTTGCAGTTGTTCAGTGGATTTGTTATTATTTTAGCTACTTTTAATTCGATTATTTTTCCAAAATTGGCAAGACTTGCGGAAACAGAAGAATTCCCCAATGTTTTAAAAAAGTCTGTATTTTTAGGTGGGATGATTGCGATTGCCTTATCACCGGGTATTTTACTCGCAGAACCCATCTTAACCTTGTTATTTGGAACTAAGTATACAAATTCAATTTCTGTATTTAAAATTCTTTATCCAAATTTTTTACTACAGTTGGTTTTTGCACCTCTAGGTACGGCACTATTTGCCTTAGGATTGCCAAGACTCCTTGCGGGCCTTGCCCTCCTTCGTCTGATCTTTGGTGCTATCTTTGACTATTGGATCATACCTGATTGGGGCGCCAATGGAGCTGCTATATCACTCTTTCTCGGTCAGATTGTATCTTGGTTGATTTTGACGGGTTATTTTATGGCTTATTTTCGGAAGTAA
- a CDS encoding phosphatase PAP2 family protein, with the protein MKELLLAQSSLWFSSVPLDSLHVWDPNLGGIFLLISTICHYLGGSSFFLGLISFVYIYYRPKLAFELSLGLLSSAVVISLLKFYLESPRPFPYPEAFDEKAFGLPSGHAYSAVVVWGLLAYRIPKLWFRILSFLIILFMPFSRMYLKVHYLGDVSLGFGLGVVHLLIILFLLNRFYTKESVPAFLHTENYRTLSLLGIVLTLSPIALDSPFLSVEHHHSLSGVMTASGALAGFWLGILFYPRFSKPEFLNWSLPNFNLSFGSKNFNNFWITVLVRLLVLAIVILLLYVIPGILIKKTIWTDDLFLRYIRYLVVGFALVFFVPLVLQKIQRGKFLQN; encoded by the coding sequence ATGAAAGAACTCCTCCTAGCACAGAGCTCCCTTTGGTTTTCCTCCGTTCCCCTGGATTCACTCCACGTTTGGGATCCGAACCTCGGCGGAATCTTCCTTCTCATTTCTACCATCTGCCATTATTTGGGAGGGAGTAGTTTTTTCCTGGGCCTCATTTCCTTTGTTTATATCTACTACCGGCCAAAACTTGCCTTTGAACTTTCCCTTGGTTTACTTTCCTCCGCGGTAGTGATTTCTCTTTTGAAGTTTTATTTAGAAAGCCCAAGACCCTTTCCCTATCCAGAAGCCTTTGATGAAAAAGCCTTCGGTTTGCCATCCGGCCATGCGTATTCTGCGGTTGTCGTATGGGGATTGTTAGCTTATCGAATTCCAAAACTTTGGTTTCGAATTCTGTCTTTTCTCATCATTCTTTTTATGCCATTTTCCAGAATGTATCTCAAAGTACATTACTTAGGTGATGTGAGTTTAGGGTTTGGACTTGGTGTGGTTCATTTACTTATCATATTATTTCTTCTCAATCGATTTTATACAAAAGAATCTGTTCCCGCTTTTTTACACACAGAGAATTACCGAACTTTAAGTCTTTTGGGAATCGTACTTACCTTATCCCCGATTGCTCTTGATTCTCCCTTCCTTTCTGTAGAACACCATCATAGTTTGTCGGGAGTGATGACTGCCAGTGGAGCTCTTGCTGGTTTTTGGCTCGGTATACTTTTTTATCCAAGATTTAGCAAACCAGAATTTTTAAATTGGTCTCTCCCCAATTTTAATCTTTCTTTCGGAAGCAAAAATTTTAACAATTTTTGGATTACGGTTCTTGTTCGGTTGTTAGTATTAGCGATAGTGATTCTATTACTTTACGTGATTCCAGGAATTTTGATCAAAAAAACCATTTGGACAGATGATTTGTTTCTCCGATACATTCGTTACTTAGTGGTTGGATTTGCCTTAGTTTTCTTTGTTCCATTGGTTCTGCAAAAAATCCAAAGAGGAAAGTTTTTGCAAAACTAA
- a CDS encoding lysophospholipid acyltransferase family protein, with amino-acid sequence MDSNQNPADILESLFVIPREVPKTILRNLLELIYDVKVAGSENIPESGGALIISNHTDYLDIPVQGAFADRKIVYLGKYELFHPQEEIMAIINHKSSPFNYPPLSLTKPVIEVLVNSLGSVVKKNLINWGSMPIIRNAAKDSEMDKRAAMDYYEKLETYMVDLMKDGELLSIYPEGSRSETGELQSFRAMAAKLAIRAGVPIIPSGIVGATNMSKPKAFLTGDAFKTKIRYQIGKPILPSEFPTGPEKKAAKELTEILENRVRELMKQAESIL; translated from the coding sequence ATGGATTCTAACCAAAACCCCGCTGATATTTTAGAAAGTCTCTTTGTCATTCCCAGGGAAGTTCCCAAAACCATCCTCCGTAACCTCCTGGAACTCATTTATGATGTCAAAGTGGCCGGATCTGAAAACATTCCGGAATCCGGTGGGGCTCTCATCATCTCCAACCATACCGATTATTTGGACATTCCCGTCCAAGGTGCCTTTGCCGATCGTAAAATCGTCTATTTGGGCAAATATGAGCTTTTCCACCCGCAGGAAGAGATTATGGCCATCATCAATCATAAAAGCTCTCCTTTCAATTACCCGCCTTTAAGCCTAACCAAGCCAGTCATCGAGGTTTTGGTGAATTCTCTTGGCAGTGTGGTGAAAAAAAACCTGATCAATTGGGGGAGTATGCCCATCATTCGGAATGCCGCTAAGGATTCGGAAATGGACAAACGGGCGGCCATGGACTATTACGAAAAACTAGAAACCTATATGGTGGATCTGATGAAAGATGGGGAACTACTTTCGATCTACCCAGAAGGTTCTCGTTCGGAAACAGGGGAATTGCAGTCCTTTCGGGCGATGGCGGCAAAACTGGCCATCCGTGCAGGAGTTCCCATCATCCCTTCTGGAATCGTTGGGGCGACCAATATGTCCAAACCCAAGGCTTTCCTCACAGGAGATGCCTTCAAAACCAAAATTCGCTACCAGATTGGAAAACCCATCCTCCCTTCGGAATTCCCAACAGGCCCTGAGAAAAAAGCGGCCAAAGAACTGACAGAAATTCTGGAAAATCGAGTGCGGGAACTGATGAAACAGGCGGAATCCATACTTTAG